One part of the Rutidosis leptorrhynchoides isolate AG116_Rl617_1_P2 chromosome 1, CSIRO_AGI_Rlap_v1, whole genome shotgun sequence genome encodes these proteins:
- the LOC139854155 gene encoding uncharacterized protein — MVDGTWVSDPFVIKQLFFDLFKSKFDSFQSGGEFLHIDPTYKLSQEEADGLECDINDVQIKQAGCAYLFSDCVMPHGAKYAFFSLILKVQNPVLINDFRPISLVGFFYKIISKILTNRLTGVIDTLISPVQSAFISGLQILDGPMMLSEIIAWVKKSNKKMLLFKVDFEKAYDYVNWDYLLFMLRSLGFGTKWCNWIMGCLNSAKTSVLVNGSPTREFDIKRGLRQGDPLSPFLFIIVMEGLHLVLNRAMKLNYIRGINIGTNNIQLSHFVYADDIFGIGVDDSEVNSFALSSGASAEKVLKSIESIRARFFWGGNESNNKMPWVKWDKILAPFDLGGLNVGSLKAFNFALLLKWRWSYLLNPDDLWVVIIKSIHGNVFEKSLANCPSSWSSIVKVCTWAVSKALIPADSFKFAVGNGRNISFWHDPWCGNVPLYSSFNRLYHLDVNQDDTIADKLANVSLNWVWSRENLGTRNIQVLNSLVDFIEDVTLTDREDS, encoded by the exons ATGGTGGACGGGACATGGGTTTCTGATCCTTTTGTTATCAAGCAATTATTTTTTGATCTTTTTAAGTCCAAGTTTGACAGTTTTCAAAGTGGGGGTGAATTTTTGCATATTGATCCAACGTATAAATTGTCCCAGGAGGAAGCCGATGGTCTTGAGTGTGATATTAATGATGTGCAAATTAAACAGGCG GGATGTGCGTATCTTTTTTCTGATTGTGTTATGCCTCATGGAGCGAAGTACGCCTTCTTTTCGCTAATTCTGAAAGTGCAAAATCCTGTCCTTATTAATGATTTTAGACCAATTTCGTTGGTTGGGTTTTTCTATAAAATTATATCAAAAATCCTTACTAATCGTCTTACAGGTGTAATTGATACATTGATAAGCCCGGTTCAATCCGCGTTTATTTCAGGCCTCCAGATTCTCGATGGTCCTATGATGTTAAGTGAGATAATTGCGTGGGTGAAAAAATCGAATAAAAAGATGCTTCTTTTCAAAGTTGACTTCGAAAAAGCATATGATTATGTGAATTGGGACTATTTGTTGTTTATGCTTCGTTCCTTGGGTTTTGGCACGAAATGGTGTAATTGGATTATGGGTTGTTTGAATTCAGCAAAAACGTCAGTTCTTGTCAACGGGAGCCCGACCCGTGAGTTCGATATAAAAAGAGGTCTTAGACAGGGCGACCCGTTAAGTCCTTTTTTGTTCATCATTGTTATGGAAGGCCTTCATTTGGTTTTGAATCGAGCGATGAAGTTGAATTATATTCGAGGGATTAATATTGGAACGAATAATATTCAGCTTTCTCATTTTGTATACGCAGATGAT ATTTTCGGGATTGGTGTAGATGATTCTGAGGTGAATTCTTTTGCTTTATCTTCGGGTGCGAGTGCAG AGAAAGTCCTAAAAAGTATTGAATCGATAAGGGCGAGATTTTTCTGGGGCGGAAACGAGTCGAATAACAAAATGCCATGGGTTAAGTGGGATAAAATTTTAGCACCGTTTGATCTTGGCGGTCTAAACGTGGGTAGCCTAAAGGCGTTTAATTTTGCTCTTCTTCTTAAATGGCGTTGGAGTTATCTTTTAAATCCGGATGACTTATGGGTTGTTATCATAAAATCTATACATGGGAATGTGTTTGAGAAATCGTTAGCCAATTGTCCGAGTAGTTGGTCGTCCATAGTGAAAGTATGTACATGGGCTGTTTCGAAGGCTTTAATTCCTGCAGATTCTTTCAAGTTTGCTGTTGGTAATGGACGTAATATCAGCTTTTGGCATGACCCGTGGTGCGGTAACGTTCCTTTGTATTCTTCGTTTAATCGGCTATATCATTTAGATGTTAATCAAGATGACACGATAGCTGATAAATTGGCAAATGTTTCGTTGAATTGGGTTTGGTCTAGGGAGAATTTAGGGACTCGAAACATTCAAGTCCTTAATTCTCTTGTGGATTTTATTGAAGATGTTACTCTTACAGATCGGGAGGATAGTTGA